TTGAGAAATTCGCGAGCCGTATCGTTCTCAATTTTCTCTTATAGACTTCCTGCTTCAGATGATTAAAGTTTGCTGGTAAAAAGACGAAATTAATGAAAACTAGCCTATCATTTTTGATATTTCGGTAGGTAATGTTTTAACGAATATGCAGGCAAACTCGCCTGAATTTTAAGTTGATATCAAGTTATCAAAGCAAATTCACCTAAAAATAAAGTTATCATGGCAAAGATGCCTAATTTACTAGCTAATATCAACTTATCAGGGCGTATATGCTTGAGAATAAGTTGTTCGCGCCACTGCGCGGCGCGAATCGGGGAGTTGGAGAATTAAATGAAAGCTGATTTAGAGGGTTTGCTCTCGGCGATAAGGAATTACAGTCAAAATTATCGAAATTCTACGATGTATCCGCTTGAAGTAGCAGAGCCGTACGACATGTCGCCTGAGCGCGACCGAACACCTGTGAAATGTAATGCCCAATGGCCGGAAATTTGGCCCCATGCTGCTCGTGCTGGAATATATGCTTTTCTGAATGAAGACTCGGAAGTGATTTATGTCGGCAAGGCTTCACTCAGGAATTCTTTGGGCGCGCGCATCTCATCATATTGTGGTTACGGCGCTGATAGAGAGTGCCGCTTCTACGGCGAATGGAGAAGTCCTCCCCGCTACGTTTTAGTTGTTGCAGTTCCCGATGAAACTCGCTTTGAAGCGCCCGCTCTTGAGGAGTATCTAATCCGTGAGTTACAGCCAAGCGACAATTCGGCTGGAATCGAGCGTTAAATGTGCAACCATATAACAAATCACTGCACCTGACCGCTATTCCGCTGCGTTCCATAGCGGCAAGTGAGCTTCGGCGGTTAGGCGCCAAATGCCAACGGAATTGAGTATCCGGAGTAAAGTGAATTACGTTCTGGACGCGGAGAGAAATGGGAGACACTTGTGAAAAGACCTGACTACTTGTCATCCGGCGAGCTCGGTCGCCTGATCCCTGTAGCGACAAAGCCCGAGCTCAGAAATACCTGCGTCACCTCAGCCATGCTCATGGCTGTTGAAGAATTCGCAGAGGCGCTTTTAGGGGCTTTGGGTGCCCCAACCGGCAAACGCGCCAAAACTCACGTTTGGCTTGAACCGGTGTTTAAATCCTCCAAAAACGACAAC
This sequence is a window from Nitrosococcus oceani ATCC 19707. Protein-coding genes within it:
- a CDS encoding GIY-YIG nuclease family protein, with the translated sequence MKADLEGLLSAIRNYSQNYRNSTMYPLEVAEPYDMSPERDRTPVKCNAQWPEIWPHAARAGIYAFLNEDSEVIYVGKASLRNSLGARISSYCGYGADRECRFYGEWRSPPRYVLVVAVPDETRFEAPALEEYLIRELQPSDNSAGIER